A part of Capsicum annuum cultivar UCD-10X-F1 chromosome 6, UCD10Xv1.1, whole genome shotgun sequence genomic DNA contains:
- the LOC107855884 gene encoding uncharacterized protein LOC107855884 — translation MMNVLAISLVLITLVTAGVFSPNTENKGDDVIVKEGHRVVVVEYEPNDGHTKVSISPQETEKTGYVSDVKDKSSEKVEDVKDKIKHVTSSSGGGGEGKENGELHRFNAKELVCDAFGKCKHRIASALEGTKEKLSEKMHEIEEDAKEGFEKVKDTVVDKAHEASEKASEVKEKAKESVGKKVDEVKEGVKETAEKVRIKAVDTTDTLKRHVKKNASEDLEVIEAKAKDAKDAVEGKRDYQVIRKFFSHVSTYIFSAKHFRSLMGLIHLLGFALSYGVCVWVTFVSSNILARALPKQQFAMVQSKIYPVYFKTMSYGIAAAFLGHYLCQRQPYYANRTETIQGIIFVATFSMTMFNSFYLEPRATKVMRERIKLEKEEGKGKDAFSVEPSTSSVDAFEDPTGAGIGAQTTTEETLETKQELSEEAQRVKPQVERLSQRLKKLNVTSSVLNGLSLMGLTYHLVYLSQLLHSTSY, via the exons aTGATGAATGTTTTGGCCATTTCTCTAGTGCTAATCACACTTGTCACAGCAGGTGTATTTTCTCCAAACACAGAGAATAAAGGAGATGATGTTATAGTCAAAGAAGGTCATAGAGTGGTAGTTGTTGAATATGAACCAAATGATGGACACACCAAAGTCTCTATTTCTCCACAAGAAACTGAGAAAACAGGGTACGTTTCAGATGTCAAAGACAAATCATCAGAGAAAGTAGAGGATGTTAAAGACAAAATCAAACACGTTACGTCCTCCTCTGGAGGTGgaggagaaggaaaagaaaatggtGAACTTCATAGGTTTAATGCTAAAGAACTTGTTTGTGATGCTTTTGGAAAGTGCAAACATAGGATAGCAAGTGCACTTGAAGGGACAAAAGAGAAACTTTCTGAAAAGATGCATGAAATAGAAGAAGATGCTAAAGAGGGGTTTGAGAAAGTGAAAGATACAGTAGTTGACAAAGCCCATGAGGCTTCAGAAAAGGCAAGTGAAGTGAAAGAGAAGGCCAAAGAATCTGTTGGCAAGAAAGTGGATGAAGTGAAAGAAGGGGTTAAAGAGACTGCTGAGAAAGTGAGAATAAAAGCAGTTGACACAACGGACACACTGAAACGCCATGTGAAGAAGAATGCTTCAGAAGATCTTGAAGTGATAGAAGCAAAGGCGAAAGATGCTAAGGATGCAGTGGAAGGCAAAAGGGACTATCAAGTAATTCGCAAGTTCTTTTCTCATGTGTCAACATACATCTTTTCAGCCAAGCACTTTCGATCTCTCATGGGATTGATTCATTTGTTGGGCTTTGCATTGTCTTATGGGGTGTGTGTTTGGGTGACATTCGTATCAAGTAATATATTGGCAAGAGCTTTGCCAAAGCAGCAATTTGCAATGGTACAGAGCAAGATTTACCCTGTTTACTTCAAGACTATGTCTTATGGCATTGCTGCGGCGTTTCTTGGACATTACTTGTGCCAGAGGCAACCATATTATGCCAACCGGACGGAGACAATCCAGGGTATCATATTTGTGGCCACATTCTCCATGACTATGTTCAATTCTTTCTACTTGGAGCCTCGAGCCACTAAG GTGATGAGGGAGAGAATAAAGCTGGAGAAAGAGGAAGGGAAAGGGAAAGATGCATTTTCCGTAGAACCAAGCACTTCAAGTGTTGATGCTTTCGAAGATCCAACAGGAGCAGGAATAGGCGCACAAACAACAACTGAGGAAACTCTTGAAACCAAACAAGAGTTGTCAGAGGAAGCACAGAGAGTGAAACCACAAGTTGAGAGATTGAGTCAGAGACTAAAGAAGCTAAATGTAACCTCGTCAGTGCTCAATGGACTCTCACTAATGGGTCTTACTTATCACCTTGTCTACCTTAGCCAACTCCTGCATTCCACCAGTTACTAA